From a single Intestinibaculum porci genomic region:
- a CDS encoding ABC transporter substrate-binding protein, whose product MKKFLSAMLVTGIALSGCSSKTASKSKKDVKIGVIQYMQHDALDAAYKGFKDELVKQGYSAKNITYKNASGDASNCETIADQLVNAQPDLIYAIATPAAQAIAKKTKDIPVVVSAVTDPASAKLVKSNKKPGTNVTGASDLTPVAEQMKLLKQLLPKAKTVAVMYTGSEANSEFQANIAVKAAKANGLTPVRKTVSDSNDIQSVAQSIKTDACYIPTDNLLAANIPAVTQTLNEAKIPLICGEASMVKNGGLATYGIEYTALGKIAGQMAYKILAKGAKAQTMPVEYESAKDCLLTINKTNAKKLGVKVPAALDKKAQYVTTKK is encoded by the coding sequence ATGAAAAAATTTTTAAGTGCCATGTTAGTGACAGGAATCGCTTTATCCGGCTGTTCTTCAAAAACAGCAAGCAAAAGCAAGAAAGATGTGAAAATCGGCGTTATTCAGTACATGCAGCACGATGCCCTGGATGCAGCCTACAAAGGCTTCAAAGATGAATTAGTCAAACAGGGCTACAGCGCCAAAAACATCACTTACAAAAATGCTTCTGGCGATGCTTCTAACTGCGAAACCATCGCTGATCAGTTAGTCAATGCGCAGCCTGACTTAATTTATGCGATTGCCACACCAGCCGCTCAGGCGATTGCGAAAAAGACGAAAGACATTCCAGTCGTTGTCTCTGCCGTCACCGATCCAGCAAGTGCCAAATTAGTCAAATCAAATAAGAAACCGGGCACCAACGTTACCGGGGCAAGTGATTTAACGCCTGTAGCTGAACAGATGAAATTATTAAAACAGCTCTTACCAAAGGCAAAAACGGTCGCCGTCATGTACACTGGTTCCGAAGCAAACTCAGAATTCCAGGCAAACATCGCGGTTAAAGCGGCCAAAGCAAATGGTTTAACACCCGTTCGTAAAACGGTTTCTGATTCTAATGACATTCAGTCCGTTGCCCAGTCCATCAAAACCGATGCCTGCTACATCCCTACTGATAACTTATTAGCTGCTAACATTCCTGCTGTTACTCAGACCTTAAACGAAGCGAAGATTCCACTCATCTGCGGGGAAGCCAGCATGGTAAAAAATGGCGGTCTCGCTACTTATGGAATCGAATATACCGCGTTAGGTAAAATCGCTGGTCAGATGGCTTATAAGATTTTAGCTAAAGGGGCAAAGGCGCAGACCATGCCAGTTGAATATGAATCAGCAAAAGACTGTCTGTTAACAATCAACAAAACCAATGCGAAAAAATTGGGAGTGAAAGTACCAGCTGCTTTAGACAAAAAAGCACAGTACGTCACAACTAAGAAATAA
- a CDS encoding ABC transporter ATP-binding protein — protein MLKIKNVSKTFNIGTVNEKKALQNINLTLEDGDFVTIIGGNGAGKSTLMNMIAGVYPLDCGHIIVDDKDISLDNEYKRAAYIGRVFQDPMLGTASNMAIEDNLAMAKRRGQHRTLRWGITKEERKEYKELLKGLGLGLEDRMTSKVGLLSGGQRQALTLLMATVTKPKLLLLDEHTAALDPATSAKVISLTKEIVAQQHLTTMMVTHDMQQAIDVGNRLIMMFDGQIIYDVRGEEKKALKVADLLKKFEEATGSEFVNDRVLLS, from the coding sequence GTGCTTAAGATTAAAAATGTATCCAAAACTTTTAACATTGGCACTGTCAATGAAAAGAAAGCATTACAAAATATCAACTTAACCCTCGAAGATGGTGATTTCGTCACGATCATCGGCGGGAACGGGGCTGGGAAATCTACCCTGATGAACATGATCGCCGGGGTGTACCCACTAGATTGTGGCCATATCATTGTCGATGACAAAGATATTTCCTTAGATAACGAATATAAACGCGCTGCTTATATCGGACGTGTCTTCCAGGATCCGATGTTAGGAACAGCTTCTAATATGGCGATCGAAGACAACCTAGCGATGGCCAAAAGACGCGGTCAGCATCGAACGCTGCGCTGGGGCATCACCAAAGAAGAACGAAAAGAATACAAGGAATTATTAAAAGGCTTAGGTTTAGGCTTAGAAGATCGGATGACCTCCAAAGTTGGTTTATTATCCGGCGGTCAGCGTCAGGCTTTAACATTGCTAATGGCCACCGTTACAAAGCCAAAGCTGTTATTATTAGACGAACATACCGCTGCCTTAGACCCCGCAACGAGTGCTAAGGTGATCTCTTTAACGAAGGAAATCGTCGCTCAGCAGCATCTCACGACGATGATGGTTACCCACGATATGCAACAGGCGATCGATGTCGGCAATCGTCTCATTATGATGTTTGATGGGCAGATCATTTACGATGTGCGCGGCGAGGAAAAAAAGGCTTTAAAAGTGGCCGACTTATTAAAGAAATTCGAAGAAGCAACCGGCAGTGAATTCGTTAATGACCGTGTTTTACTTTCCTAA
- the glmS gene encoding glutamine--fructose-6-phosphate transaminase (isomerizing), which yields MCGITAYVGKGQALPFLMQGLSKLEYRGYDSAGVTVLNNGKLTTVKQKGRLANLEEALKAYDMTGHVGIGHTRWATHGVPSNLNSHPHTNSDNTLAIVHNGIIENYRELKEILLEKGYTFASDTDSEVVVQCLDYFYKQGGDLLDAVHKVLNCIDGSYALSIIATKEPDKIIVARKDSPLVIGKTDEGYVAASDTPALLAYTKDVYYLNDNEMAVLTKDSIHFYNRRNEELHKELTRIPYDLEAAQKDGYDTYMLKEINEQPHVINETLRGRIFDHKVVMKELDDIDFAKFNKVYFVACGTAYHACLCGAQILERATKLPVMTQVASEFRYNDPIIDDQTLCIFVSQSGETADTLAALRLANSKGCTTIAIANVLGSTISRDAMYTLYTAAGPEIAVASTKAYTTQLVLLTLFAVYVAQHLHDNIDTEILDQLAKLPDYVEALIKDEPTFEKYAALLKDKHDCYFIGRSLDYASVLEGALKLKEVSYVHADAYIAGELKHGPIALIEPGTVVIAVATQPHVAAKTISNIQETIARGANVVLFTTDNEEVSNVENIYRLPDVNPLLQSVLVAIPLQLIAYHTAVIKGCDVDKPRNLAKSVTVE from the coding sequence ATGTGTGGAATTACAGCTTATGTCGGTAAGGGACAGGCCTTACCATTTTTAATGCAGGGTTTATCAAAACTCGAATACCGCGGTTATGACTCTGCCGGAGTGACTGTTTTAAATAACGGTAAACTCACCACCGTGAAACAGAAAGGCCGTCTGGCAAACTTAGAGGAAGCTTTAAAAGCTTATGATATGACTGGTCATGTCGGCATCGGCCATACCCGCTGGGCAACGCATGGAGTGCCTTCAAACTTAAACTCTCACCCTCATACCAACAGTGATAATACATTAGCGATCGTCCATAATGGGATTATTGAAAACTATCGTGAATTAAAAGAAATTCTCTTAGAAAAAGGTTATACATTCGCTTCTGATACTGATAGTGAAGTCGTTGTTCAGTGCTTAGATTATTTCTATAAACAGGGCGGCGATTTATTAGATGCTGTTCATAAAGTTTTAAACTGCATCGATGGCTCTTATGCGTTATCGATTATCGCTACCAAAGAGCCAGATAAGATTATCGTGGCCAGAAAAGATTCACCATTAGTCATCGGAAAAACCGATGAAGGTTATGTGGCAGCCAGCGATACCCCTGCCCTGCTTGCTTATACGAAAGATGTTTACTACTTAAATGATAATGAAATGGCCGTTTTAACAAAAGACAGCATTCACTTCTATAACCGTCGTAATGAAGAATTACATAAAGAATTAACCCGTATTCCTTATGACTTAGAAGCTGCGCAGAAAGATGGCTATGATACCTATATGTTAAAGGAAATCAACGAACAGCCTCATGTCATTAATGAAACCTTACGCGGCCGTATCTTCGATCATAAAGTTGTGATGAAAGAATTAGATGATATTGATTTTGCAAAATTCAATAAAGTTTACTTCGTCGCTTGCGGAACGGCTTATCATGCCTGCTTATGTGGTGCTCAGATCTTAGAGAGAGCCACGAAACTGCCAGTTATGACACAGGTCGCTTCAGAATTTAGATACAACGATCCAATCATCGATGATCAGACATTATGTATCTTCGTTTCGCAGTCTGGGGAAACCGCTGATACATTAGCAGCTTTAAGACTTGCCAACAGCAAAGGCTGTACAACGATTGCCATCGCTAATGTTTTAGGCTCAACCATTTCTCGTGATGCAATGTATACCTTATATACAGCCGCCGGCCCAGAAATTGCCGTAGCCTCAACCAAAGCTTATACTACTCAGTTAGTCTTATTAACATTATTTGCCGTGTATGTAGCCCAGCACTTACATGACAATATCGATACGGAAATCTTAGATCAGTTAGCTAAGCTGCCTGATTACGTTGAAGCGTTAATCAAAGACGAACCAACTTTTGAAAAATATGCCGCTTTATTAAAAGATAAGCATGACTGCTACTTCATTGGCCGTTCATTAGATTATGCCTCTGTCTTAGAAGGTGCTTTAAAGTTAAAAGAAGTCTCTTACGTCCATGCCGATGCTTATATCGCTGGGGAATTAAAACATGGTCCAATTGCCTTAATTGAACCCGGCACAGTCGTTATTGCCGTCGCTACCCAGCCTCATGTTGCGGCAAAAACCATTTCTAATATTCAGGAAACCATCGCCCGCGGCGCAAATGTTGTTTTATTCACGACCGATAATGAAGAAGTCAGCAACGTTGAGAACATCTATCGCCTGCCAGATGTCAATCCCTTATTACAGTCAGTTTTAGTGGCCATTCCTTTACAGTTGATCGCTTACCATACGGCTGTGATCAAAGGCTGCGATGTCGATAAGCCTCGTAACTTAGCAAAATCTGTAACAGTCGAATAG
- a CDS encoding response regulator transcription factor, with amino-acid sequence MKVLVVDDEKSIRDNIKDYLVFKGIETVVAGSGEAAIASLDPTFDLVILDVMMDGMSGLETCQEIRRAYNLPVLFLSALGYEDAIVKGYLCGGDDYMVKPFSMAVLYHKVVAMIERYRGDTSSHLLRSSGISLDLQRMSVSYQDEDIHLSLKDVQILALLMENESRILSREAILSHVWGYDYAGDDRTIDSHIKRIRKALKEGGRHIVTVTGCGYRFEGAHE; translated from the coding sequence ATGAAAGTACTAGTTGTCGACGATGAAAAAAGTATTCGTGATAATATTAAGGACTATCTTGTTTTTAAAGGCATCGAAACGGTTGTGGCGGGAAGCGGGGAAGCGGCTATTGCCAGCTTAGATCCGACTTTTGATTTAGTCATTCTTGATGTGATGATGGATGGCATGAGCGGTCTGGAAACGTGCCAGGAGATTCGCCGGGCCTACAATCTGCCGGTTCTCTTTTTAAGTGCTTTAGGCTATGAAGATGCGATTGTCAAAGGCTATCTCTGCGGCGGTGATGATTATATGGTGAAGCCATTTTCAATGGCTGTTCTCTATCATAAAGTCGTCGCGATGATTGAACGTTACCGCGGGGATACATCTTCACATCTTTTGCGCTCGAGCGGGATATCTCTGGATTTACAGCGAATGAGCGTCTCTTATCAGGATGAGGATATTCATTTGTCATTAAAAGATGTCCAGATCTTAGCACTGCTTATGGAAAATGAATCTCGTATTCTCTCACGCGAAGCTATTTTATCGCATGTCTGGGGCTATGACTACGCCGGCGATGATCGAACGATTGATTCCCATATCAAACGTATTCGCAAAGCGCTCAAAGAGGGCGGTCGTCATATTGTCACGGTGACTGGCTGCGGTTATCGCTTTGAGGGGGCCCATGAGTAA
- the udk gene encoding uridine kinase, with amino-acid sequence MNDRAIIIGIAGGSASGKTSIAAKVYEAFKGKHRVSIVKQDDYYKDQSDKPMEERIKTNYDHPLAFDTPLLVEDLKKLKRKETIEKPTYDYSRHTRSDITEVIKDRDVIILEGIFVLAEEEVRKQCDILVYVDTEADIRFIRRLKRDIEERGRSLESVCEQYLTTVKPMHDQFIEPSKKYAHIIIPNGGENVVAIDLLITKIRSIIE; translated from the coding sequence ATGAACGATCGGGCTATCATCATCGGTATAGCAGGAGGCAGCGCCTCGGGAAAAACGTCCATTGCGGCGAAGGTGTACGAGGCTTTTAAAGGCAAACACCGCGTAAGTATTGTCAAACAGGACGACTATTATAAGGATCAGAGCGATAAGCCAATGGAAGAACGTATTAAAACGAACTACGACCATCCATTAGCTTTTGATACCCCTTTATTAGTTGAAGATCTGAAAAAACTGAAACGGAAAGAAACGATTGAAAAGCCAACATATGACTATTCCCGTCATACTCGCAGTGACATTACGGAAGTGATCAAAGATCGCGATGTTATTATTCTTGAAGGAATCTTTGTCTTAGCGGAGGAAGAGGTTCGTAAGCAGTGTGACATCTTAGTGTATGTCGATACGGAGGCAGATATTCGTTTTATCCGTCGTCTTAAACGTGATATCGAAGAGCGCGGCCGTTCGTTAGAATCAGTTTGTGAGCAGTATTTGACAACCGTCAAACCAATGCACGATCAGTTCATTGAACCATCAAAGAAATACGCCCACATTATCATTCCTAATGGCGGAGAAAACGTCGTAGCGATTGATCTGCTGATCACAAAAATTCGGAGTATCATTGAATAA
- a CDS encoding ABC transporter permease: protein MAFLLAIQGALNQGILWSIMALGVYITFRLLDVADLTVDGSFATGGAVAAVILVKGGNPLIAILAAALAGCLAGWVTGFLLTKCHIPAILAGILSQIGLYSINLRIMGKSNIPLLATKSLFDWYYMFNITQTQASIIVGVIITLLVVIALYWFFGTELGAAIRATGNNEQMVRAVGVNTDFTKIVGTTLSNGLIALSGGLVAQQQGFADVKMGIGAIVIGLASIVIGEVLFAGKGNFFVHLLSIVVGSIIYRIVIALVLQMGLSTDDLKLLTAIVVGIALAVPHVLASRRQKALYKKLTSEVDRRA from the coding sequence ATGGCTTTTCTTTTAGCAATTCAAGGCGCCTTGAATCAGGGGATCTTATGGTCCATTATGGCTTTAGGCGTTTATATTACCTTCCGACTGCTCGATGTCGCCGACTTGACAGTTGATGGTTCCTTTGCGACGGGGGGCGCAGTAGCGGCCGTCATTCTAGTCAAAGGCGGTAATCCGCTCATCGCCATCTTGGCCGCAGCCTTAGCTGGCTGTCTGGCCGGCTGGGTCACTGGCTTCCTGCTCACGAAGTGTCATATTCCCGCCATCTTAGCCGGGATCTTATCACAGATTGGTTTATACTCAATCAACTTACGTATTATGGGCAAATCAAACATCCCATTACTCGCCACGAAAAGCTTATTTGACTGGTATTATATGTTTAATATCACACAGACGCAGGCTTCTATTATTGTCGGCGTGATTATTACCTTATTAGTCGTCATCGCTTTATACTGGTTCTTCGGTACGGAACTAGGAGCCGCGATCCGCGCAACTGGAAACAATGAACAGATGGTGCGCGCCGTCGGTGTCAATACTGACTTCACGAAAATTGTCGGCACCACCCTCTCAAATGGTCTAATCGCTTTATCTGGCGGTTTAGTCGCTCAGCAGCAAGGCTTTGCGGATGTCAAAATGGGGATCGGCGCGATCGTCATCGGTTTAGCTTCGATCGTCATCGGCGAAGTGTTATTTGCCGGTAAAGGCAATTTCTTCGTCCATCTGCTTTCAATTGTCGTTGGTTCGATTATTTATCGTATCGTCATCGCCTTAGTCTTACAGATGGGCTTATCAACCGATGACTTAAAGCTCTTAACCGCAATTGTGGTCGGCATCGCCTTAGCGGTTCCCCACGTTTTAGCAAGTCGCCGTCAGAAAGCACTCTATAAGAAACTGACAAGTGAGGTGGATCGCCGTGCTTAA
- the greA gene encoding transcription elongation factor GreA — translation MDNKILLTKEGIEKLKAERDHLVNVDRVENRDALVLARSQGDLSENADYDAARDEQARIEARIKEIDQMLMHAEVIDESESQSDVVKLGNIVTILDLSEENPEEESYRIVGSTETDPLHGKISNESPLAKAMLDHKVGEVVTVGVASPYDVKIVKISI, via the coding sequence ATGGACAACAAAATTCTTTTAACCAAAGAAGGTATTGAAAAATTAAAAGCAGAACGTGATCACTTAGTCAACGTTGATCGTGTTGAAAATAGAGATGCCTTAGTATTAGCACGTAGCCAGGGTGACTTATCAGAAAACGCCGACTACGATGCAGCCCGTGATGAACAGGCGAGAATTGAAGCGCGTATTAAAGAAATTGACCAGATGTTAATGCACGCAGAAGTGATTGACGAAAGTGAATCACAGAGCGATGTCGTTAAACTTGGTAATATCGTTACGATTCTTGACTTATCAGAAGAAAACCCAGAAGAAGAATCTTACCGCATTGTCGGTTCAACAGAAACTGATCCATTACATGGCAAGATTTCTAATGAATCACCATTAGCGAAAGCAATGCTTGACCATAAGGTCGGAGAAGTCGTGACAGTAGGGGTCGCTTCTCCATATGACGTCAAAATCGTCAAGATTTCTATCTAA
- a CDS encoding peptidase U32 family protein, whose protein sequence is MALCRNVNGKRTFIKKPELLAPAGNLEKLKTAIIYGADAVFIGGKEFSLRSAASNFSLEDIKEAVAFANQYGADIHVTCNIILHNDNLTGLKEYLCALDEIGVKAIIVADPYIMTLAKSLNLKLEVHVSTQMSTLNSEAIRFYQEMGMDRVVFGREVAYRDLKLMRERNRNIDMEYFIHGAMCIAYSGRCMLSNYFSRRDANRGGCSQSCRWYYDIEADGQKLNGEDEIPFSMSSKDMCLVHEIPKLIEIGIDSLKIEGRMKSLHYIATVVSTYRKLIDTYCADPDHFEDNWYEAELQKSANRAFCEGFFDQTPDETFQLFNLRDEHPTQEFVLRVLDYDHEKKLAKVEQRNYFKVGDQVEIFSPVRDNLYFKVEKIYNEDMEEVTVANHPMEILYLPLAQEVSENDMGRKVKS, encoded by the coding sequence ATGGCGCTATGTAGAAATGTCAACGGCAAACGAACCTTTATCAAAAAGCCGGAACTGTTGGCGCCGGCAGGCAACTTAGAAAAGCTGAAAACCGCTATTATTTATGGCGCGGATGCCGTCTTTATCGGCGGGAAAGAATTCTCTTTACGCTCGGCGGCTTCAAACTTCAGTTTAGAAGATATCAAAGAAGCAGTCGCTTTCGCCAATCAGTATGGTGCCGATATTCATGTCACCTGCAATATCATTCTCCATAATGATAACTTAACAGGCTTAAAAGAATATTTATGCGCTTTAGATGAGATTGGCGTTAAGGCGATTATCGTCGCCGATCCTTATATTATGACCTTAGCGAAATCTTTAAACTTAAAGCTAGAAGTGCATGTGTCAACCCAGATGTCCACACTTAATAGTGAAGCGATTCGCTTTTATCAGGAAATGGGGATGGATCGCGTCGTCTTTGGCCGGGAAGTGGCATATCGCGATCTCAAACTCATGCGTGAACGCAACCGTAATATTGACATGGAATATTTCATCCATGGGGCGATGTGTATTGCCTACAGCGGCCGCTGCATGCTTTCTAACTATTTCTCACGTCGTGATGCCAACCGCGGCGGCTGTTCCCAGTCCTGCCGCTGGTATTATGATATTGAGGCGGATGGGCAAAAGCTCAATGGTGAAGACGAGATACCTTTCTCGATGTCCTCAAAAGATATGTGCCTGGTCCATGAGATTCCTAAGCTCATTGAAATTGGCATTGATTCTTTGAAGATTGAAGGACGCATGAAATCTCTTCACTATATTGCGACGGTTGTATCAACGTATCGCAAGCTGATTGATACATACTGCGCTGATCCGGATCATTTTGAAGATAACTGGTATGAAGCGGAATTACAGAAATCTGCGAACCGCGCGTTTTGCGAAGGCTTCTTCGATCAAACGCCGGATGAGACATTCCAGCTCTTTAATTTACGGGATGAACATCCAACCCAGGAATTTGTCTTAAGAGTCCTCGATTATGATCACGAGAAAAAACTTGCGAAAGTGGAACAGCGTAATTATTTTAAGGTCGGCGATCAGGTGGAAATCTTCTCACCAGTTCGTGATAACCTTTATTTTAAAGTAGAGAAGATTTATAATGAAGACATGGAAGAAGTCACCGTTGCGAATCATCCAATGGAGATTTTATATCTTCCATTAGCACAGGAAGTATCGGAAAATGATATGGGAAGGAAGGTTAAATCATGA
- a CDS encoding sensor histidine kinase: MSKRRMIILVIVAMTFMYMIVGIVSFISIRSGVVKNNSVHRDSFYHDMNIYANVYISPNDLVDLLDSSSHKTPKAIAAYDRKGKLLAISSFSIEVSLKRNQTLSLPIDDAVVARHLKEFGALKVSHQYLNVNEVSFYTKGTKRIVTRFSVGIDNGKKNFPKTKTIILSKHPSDHTYVMDHPSLGQTQVYDMSYRNNINMMNKTSFKEYLSLKKMLSSKAMQKEAQKLYRHGLNGKRYLSASRSLCYVIDYEYQGKPYLCLAMLSQDATSKTLDSRLFRIVSMLEAFLFFSIGGLIIIIINYYYEKGEEVSEAELLFMNASAHELRTPITIISSTVELIEEGVNPQKNAQYFAAIKEGVDHMSQLVSRLLYYNGLYRREKVASKPFDLVPVIEAALKQKQATIARRHLHLTKLYDRQVMINGSQEIMTTLVANFIANMIDYCAKDGDICITITHRYHSRCIVSFFNSHAPIDEKTLKSYWTAFKRERSDASGSGLGLAINKRILDIYHYPYDVKNVPGGIVYSFETKPYSIPLRTVGYIGLFLVLAALISIMLLGIIKVMMQ; the protein is encoded by the coding sequence ATGAGTAAACGAAGAATGATCATCCTCGTCATTGTGGCGATGACCTTCATGTATATGATTGTCGGCATTGTCAGTTTTATCAGTATTCGCAGCGGCGTCGTGAAAAACAATTCCGTGCATCGTGATTCGTTTTATCACGATATGAATATTTATGCTAATGTTTATATTTCTCCCAATGATTTGGTAGATTTGCTTGATTCAAGCTCTCATAAAACGCCTAAAGCCATCGCGGCTTACGATCGAAAAGGGAAACTGCTGGCGATCTCTTCCTTTAGTATTGAAGTGAGTCTGAAAAGAAATCAGACGCTGTCCCTGCCGATTGATGATGCGGTGGTGGCGCGTCATTTAAAAGAATTTGGCGCTTTAAAAGTGAGTCATCAATACCTGAATGTCAATGAAGTCTCATTTTATACCAAAGGGACGAAGCGGATTGTCACGCGCTTTAGTGTTGGTATTGATAATGGGAAAAAGAACTTCCCAAAAACAAAAACGATTATTTTATCGAAGCATCCTAGTGATCATACGTATGTGATGGATCATCCCTCTTTAGGGCAAACCCAGGTTTATGATATGTCCTATCGTAATAATATCAATATGATGAATAAAACATCATTTAAAGAGTATCTCTCTTTAAAAAAGATGTTATCTTCCAAAGCTATGCAGAAAGAAGCCCAAAAGCTTTATCGCCATGGCCTCAATGGGAAAAGATACTTATCAGCGTCGCGCAGTCTTTGTTATGTCATAGATTATGAATATCAAGGCAAACCGTATCTCTGCCTTGCGATGCTTTCCCAGGATGCGACGAGTAAAACGCTTGATTCCCGTTTGTTTCGCATTGTCAGTATGCTCGAAGCCTTTCTCTTTTTTAGTATTGGCGGTCTGATTATTATTATCATTAACTATTACTATGAAAAAGGCGAGGAAGTTTCCGAAGCGGAATTGCTCTTTATGAATGCCAGCGCTCATGAATTAAGGACCCCGATCACGATTATTTCTTCGACTGTGGAACTGATTGAAGAAGGCGTTAATCCGCAAAAGAATGCACAGTACTTTGCGGCGATCAAAGAAGGCGTGGACCATATGTCTCAATTAGTATCGCGGCTGCTTTATTATAATGGCCTCTATCGGCGAGAAAAGGTGGCGAGTAAGCCTTTCGACCTGGTGCCGGTCATTGAAGCGGCGCTCAAACAAAAGCAGGCAACGATAGCGCGGCGGCATCTTCATTTAACGAAGCTTTATGATCGTCAGGTGATGATTAATGGCTCACAGGAGATTATGACCACCTTAGTAGCCAATTTCATCGCTAATATGATTGATTACTGCGCGAAAGACGGTGACATCTGTATTACGATTACCCATCGTTATCACAGTCGATGCATCGTTTCTTTCTTCAACAGCCATGCGCCCATTGATGAGAAAACCCTAAAAAGCTACTGGACCGCTTTTAAAAGAGAACGCAGTGATGCTTCAGGAAGCGGTCTCGGCTTAGCTATTAATAAACGTATTTTAGATATTTATCATTATCCTTATGATGTCAAGAATGTCCCTGGCGGGATCGTTTACAGTTTTGAAACCAAGCCTTATTCGATTCCTTTACGAACTGTCGGCTATATCGGCTTATTTCTAGTCTTAGCCGCGCTCATCAGCATTATGCTGCTGGGGATTATCAAAGTTATGATGCAGTAA
- a CDS encoding acetate/propionate family kinase — protein MSKIIAVNAGSSSLKFQLFEMDDEHVITSGIVERIGMDDAIFTIKYNGEKETKTLPVPTHNEAVQLLLDTLIEKKIVHDLTDIKGIGHRIVQGGSYFDSSVVIDEDVKAKIKELIPLAPLHNGPHLIGINAFEKAIPSAGAVAVFDTAFHQSMPPKNYIYPIPYEYYTDHAIRKYGAHGTSHYYVSQRVIDLLGNPEHSNIIVAHLGAGGSLTAVKDGKSYDTSMGLTPLAGIMMATRCGDIDASVFDFMAENLGMSAHEIITTFNKKSGLLGVSGVSGDMRDVKAAAEEGNKRAQLAIEIFENRVVDYIGQYTFELGHVDAIAFTAGIGENSDFVRHDILAKITEATGIVIDEDANKNGKGERLITKPESKIKVFVIPTDEELVIARDTKRLLNL, from the coding sequence ATGTCTAAAATTATCGCAGTTAACGCTGGCAGTTCTTCACTGAAATTCCAGCTTTTTGAAATGGATGACGAACATGTCATCACATCCGGGATCGTTGAACGTATCGGGATGGATGATGCCATTTTCACGATCAAATATAATGGAGAAAAAGAAACCAAAACTTTACCTGTACCAACCCATAATGAGGCGGTACAGTTATTACTAGATACCTTAATCGAAAAGAAGATCGTTCATGATCTGACCGATATTAAAGGGATCGGCCACCGGATTGTCCAGGGCGGCAGCTACTTTGATTCATCCGTTGTCATCGACGAAGATGTCAAAGCCAAAATCAAGGAACTCATTCCTTTAGCACCATTACATAATGGTCCTCATTTAATTGGGATCAATGCTTTTGAAAAAGCTATTCCAAGCGCTGGCGCGGTCGCCGTATTCGATACCGCCTTCCATCAGAGCATGCCCCCTAAAAACTATATCTACCCAATTCCTTATGAATATTATACTGATCATGCCATTCGTAAATACGGGGCTCATGGGACATCTCACTACTATGTTTCACAGCGCGTCATTGATTTATTAGGAAACCCTGAACATTCAAATATCATCGTAGCCCATTTAGGCGCTGGCGGCTCTTTAACCGCTGTCAAAGATGGGAAATCCTATGATACATCAATGGGCTTAACCCCATTAGCCGGCATTATGATGGCGACTCGCTGCGGGGATATCGATGCCTCTGTCTTCGATTTCATGGCAGAAAACTTAGGTATGAGTGCCCACGAGATCATCACTACTTTCAATAAAAAATCTGGTTTATTAGGTGTTTCCGGGGTCTCTGGCGATATGCGTGATGTCAAAGCCGCGGCCGAAGAAGGCAATAAACGTGCCCAGTTAGCGATTGAAATCTTTGAAAATCGCGTTGTTGATTACATCGGTCAGTACACTTTTGAATTAGGTCATGTCGATGCCATCGCCTTCACCGCCGGGATTGGCGAAAACTCTGACTTTGTCCGTCATGATATCTTAGCGAAGATCACTGAAGCAACCGGCATCGTCATTGATGAAGATGCTAATAAAAATGGCAAAGGTGAACGTCTGATTACCAAACCAGAATCTAAAATTAAAGTTTTCGTGATCCCAACCGATGAAGAATTAGTCATCGCTCGTGATACGAAACGTTTATTAAACTTATAA